GGAAGAAAGGAAAAAACGCTACATCCGCCGCGTATTCGGCCATTCCTGGCTGGACTTGGCTTTATATGACCTGACATTAAATACGGCAAAACTAACATCTCAGGGGGCCATTGCCACCGCTTTATTAGCTTTGGCAAAATTTAGCGAAGGTATACCAAAACAACCTGACCCGGTGACTATGCATTACAAACAGCAATCTCTGCAGGACATAGGTTTTATGCATGAAAGCGAAGCTGAATTTGCCCAAGTTCTGGATTTTTATAATATTCCCTGGCAGTATGAACCACGGACTTTTCCGCTGCAATGGGACACTGAAGGCCATGTCATTGAAGCTTTCACGCCCGACTTTTTTCTTCCCGAGCAGAACATCTATCTTGAACTGACTACCCAGCGCCAGCAACTAGTCTGGAAAAAAAATAAAAAGATGCGCCGCTTAAAAGATCTTTACCCGGAGATCAACGCCAAAATAATCTACGGCAAAGATTATAGAAACCTGCTGAAAAAGTTCGGCATTGATGAAAAGTAAAGGAAGGTTAGCATGAAACACCGATTGGAGCCTTTGCTTAGCCAGGAGGAAATTCAGGCACAGATTTTCCGTTTAGGCAGAACAATTTCCCAGGACTATGCCGGTAAAGAACCGATTCTTGTCTGTGTCCTGCGCGGCAGCGTCTATTTTGCCGTTGACTTAAGCCGCCAGCTCACGATTCCTTTTGTCCTCGATTTTATAAGCATTTCCAGTTATGGCAAAGGATCGGGCCCCTTGGGCATCGTGCGCATTACCAAGGACTTGGATGTCAATATCGCCGGCAAAGAAGTGCTGATCATCGAAGATATTGTTGACACTGGTCTTAGCCTTAATTACTTGTTGCGCAACTTAAAATCCCGCGAACCGGCCGGATTGCGGGTCTGTTCTCTGTTAAACGTGCCTGCGCGGCGGATTGCAGCCGTTCCCGTTGACTACCAGGGCTTCGAGCTGCCTAACGTCTATGCTGTCGGCTACGGGCTGGATTACCACGAGAGATATCGCAACCTGATGGAAATTTTCGCCCTTATTGAAGAACCGTAAAAAAAAGAACTAAGCCCCAACAGACCTCCCATAGCCACACAGTTTTACTTTTCCTGCCCTAGCATATTCGCATTTTGGCGATAGCTTTGCTGCAGGATTAGCTTTGCTGTTTATCGACACCCTTTCAGACCCTTTACGACCCTTGTAAGGTGCCAACCTGTGGATACTTCTTGCCTCTCGGAGCTTAGCACTGCCAGATTCCAACAGACCGCCCTTTTCCCGGCGGAACTCCCCGGACCTACTGCTGCCGATGATTAACCGGCAATCCTTACAAGACCGGATCTGACGCTCCTTCCCGTGCGCCACAGCACCTCCGGATAACCTTTGACTACTGCCCGCTCACGTTCCCGTCTAGCCTGTACACCTGCCTTGCCTTTCTCACTAGGTGATACTTAGCTTTAGGCCGTTTCAGGCTTGCGGCCGGTTACGTCTTGTCTCTCGGAACCTGGTAATGTCATTATCGCATAGTGTTAATTTTCTGTCAACAGTTTTTTTTTAAATCTTTTGTTATTTTTTTTATTGTGCTTCAGCGGTTTGGTAGATAGGGACAGCCAGGGAACCAATAGACGGATCGGTTTTTTGCCCGCCATGAACTGCCAG
This portion of the Syntrophomonadaceae bacterium genome encodes:
- the hpt gene encoding hypoxanthine phosphoribosyltransferase: MKHRLEPLLSQEEIQAQIFRLGRTISQDYAGKEPILVCVLRGSVYFAVDLSRQLTIPFVLDFISISSYGKGSGPLGIVRITKDLDVNIAGKEVLIIEDIVDTGLSLNYLLRNLKSREPAGLRVCSLLNVPARRIAAVPVDYQGFELPNVYAVGYGLDYHERYRNLMEIFALIEEP
- a CDS encoding cytidylate kinase-like family protein translates to EERKKRYIRRVFGHSWLDLALYDLTLNTAKLTSQGAIATALLALAKFSEGIPKQPDPVTMHYKQQSLQDIGFMHESEAEFAQVLDFYNIPWQYEPRTFPLQWDTEGHVIEAFTPDFFLPEQNIYLELTTQRQQLVWKKNKKMRRLKDLYPEINAKIIYGKDYRNLLKKFGIDEK